One segment of Thioflexithrix psekupsensis DNA contains the following:
- a CDS encoding Rpn family recombination-promoting nuclease/putative transposase codes for MMTRKLISFDWAIKKILRSKANFGILEGFLSELLFTDIQILEILESEANQDTEDNKFNRVDIKVKDRDEKIYIVEVQFSRELDYLQRILYASSKVITEHLPKGAPYSEVSKVISVNILHFDLGKGDDYIYHGTTRFIGLHNQTELELSAEQQQLYSAQRIADLYPEYYLIELRNFNNVAKDTLDEWIYFLKNEQIEDNFTAKGLKEAKETLDVLKMNPQERLAYERHQEALHYQASMYESTYVLGKLEGKEEGIEIGIAIGEERGIVIGEERGIVIGEEIGMKKALLQTAIKMKKMGMSHHDIAKIMDLTLEEIETLFI; via the coding sequence ATGATGACACGCAAACTCATCAGCTTTGACTGGGCAATTAAAAAAATTCTGCGCAGTAAGGCTAATTTTGGGATTTTGGAAGGGTTTTTATCTGAATTATTATTTACTGATATTCAGATTCTTGAAATATTAGAAAGTGAAGCCAATCAAGACACGGAAGATAATAAATTTAATCGCGTCGATATTAAAGTCAAAGACCGCGATGAGAAAATTTATATTGTAGAAGTGCAATTTTCGCGTGAATTAGATTATTTGCAGCGAATTCTTTATGCCAGTTCTAAAGTAATCACTGAGCATTTGCCTAAAGGTGCGCCTTATTCTGAAGTGAGTAAAGTCATTTCGGTGAATATTTTGCATTTTGATTTAGGTAAAGGCGATGATTATATTTATCATGGTACGACGCGCTTTATTGGTTTGCATAATCAAACTGAGTTAGAATTGAGCGCAGAACAACAGCAGTTATATTCTGCACAAAGAATTGCGGATTTATATCCTGAATATTATTTAATTGAACTGCGTAATTTTAATAATGTGGCAAAAGATACTTTAGATGAATGGATTTATTTTCTTAAAAATGAGCAGATTGAAGATAATTTTACCGCTAAAGGTTTAAAAGAGGCTAAAGAAACTTTAGACGTGTTAAAAATGAATCCACAAGAACGCTTGGCTTATGAACGTCATCAAGAAGCCTTGCATTATCAAGCCAGTATGTATGAATCGACTTATGTATTGGGGAAATTGGAGGGCAAAGAAGAAGGGATAGAAATAGGCATCGCCATTGGTGAGGAAAGAGGCATTGTCATTGGTGAGGAAAGAGGCATTGTCATTGGTGAAGAAATAGGCATGAAAAAAGCCTTGTTGCAAACTGCAATAAAAATGAAAAAAATGGGAATGAGCCATCATGATATTGCAAAAATAATGGATTTGACATTGGAAGAGATAGAAACGCTTTTTATCTAG
- a CDS encoding sigma 54-interacting transcriptional regulator, with translation MNVPAKTILIVDDDEDLRRLLGLRLKSAGYQVVTAESGEQALAHLSITQPQLVITDLQMSGMDGLTFFRQLHQQRPALPVLILTAHGTIPSAVTALQEGVFCYLTKPFEPDELLEQVAKALLLNTEIPLASDSEQWRADIITRNSELLELLNEAKLAAASEANIFISGESGTGKELLAQAIHRASLRHEKPFIAVNCSAIPEHLFESELFGHVRGAFTGAIAHHQGLFQAAHGGTLFLDEIGDLPLPLQTKLLRVLQERQVRAVGATQTVDIDVRIISATHLNLEQRMQSGQFREDLYYRLKVVTFNLPPLSARREDIPLLAQHFLNQLAQRNHKVITGFSPEALELLVHANLPGNVRQLFNIIEQTVVLSVSPIIPAALVQKALQTKEPDLLSFNEARSRFERDYLVQLLKIAHGNVTQAARMAKRNRTDFYKLLNRHELDPSFFKE, from the coding sequence ATGAATGTCCCTGCAAAAACCATCTTAATCGTTGATGACGACGAAGATTTGCGTCGTTTATTGGGTTTGCGTCTCAAAAGTGCGGGTTATCAGGTGGTTACAGCCGAAAGTGGGGAACAAGCCCTCGCCCACTTGAGCATCACCCAACCCCAATTGGTTATTACTGACTTACAAATGTCAGGGATGGATGGACTTACTTTTTTTCGCCAGCTTCACCAACAGCGACCCGCTTTACCCGTTCTGATTCTGACGGCACACGGCACTATTCCCAGTGCTGTCACCGCATTACAAGAGGGCGTTTTCTGCTATTTAACCAAACCATTTGAACCTGACGAATTGTTAGAACAAGTGGCAAAAGCACTATTATTAAACACAGAAATTCCCCTTGCTTCAGACAGCGAACAATGGCGCGCTGATATTATCACTCGCAATTCTGAATTATTAGAATTATTAAATGAAGCAAAATTAGCAGCGGCCAGCGAAGCCAATATTTTTATTAGTGGAGAAAGTGGCACAGGAAAAGAATTATTAGCACAAGCCATTCACCGTGCCAGTTTGCGCCATGAGAAACCCTTTATTGCCGTCAATTGCAGTGCCATTCCTGAACATTTATTTGAATCGGAATTATTTGGTCATGTGCGGGGAGCATTTACGGGGGCAATTGCGCACCATCAAGGTTTATTTCAAGCGGCGCATGGGGGGACTTTATTTTTAGACGAAATTGGCGATCTTCCACTTCCATTACAAACCAAATTATTGCGTGTGTTGCAAGAGCGGCAAGTGAGAGCGGTAGGCGCGACCCAAACCGTTGATATTGATGTGCGCATTATTTCTGCCACGCATTTAAATTTAGAACAACGAATGCAAAGCGGACAATTTCGAGAAGATTTATATTATCGGTTAAAAGTAGTGACATTTAATTTGCCGCCATTAAGTGCGCGTCGGGAAGATATTCCTTTGTTGGCTCAACATTTTCTCAACCAATTGGCACAACGCAATCACAAAGTCATTACAGGATTTTCGCCCGAAGCATTAGAATTACTGGTTCATGCTAATTTACCGGGTAACGTTCGGCAACTATTTAATATTATTGAACAAACAGTAGTACTTTCTGTCAGTCCCATTATCCCTGCGGCTTTGGTACAAAAAGCGTTACAGACAAAAGAACCTGATTTATTGTCTTTTAATGAAGCGCGCAGTCGTTTTGAACGTGATTATTTGGTGCAATTATTAAAAATTGCTCACGGCAATGTTACGCAAGCGGCTCGTATGGCTAAACGCAATCGCACTGATTTTTATAAATTACTGAATCGGCATGAATTAGACCCTAGTTTTTTTAAAGAATAA
- a CDS encoding zinc ribbon domain-containing protein, with amino-acid sequence MMPDFDRCPVCEFNIDSTANRCPQCGWELPYFLNLTPEDIANYRVALKQAQLAWQQQQQQPPPSPSTSAPSAPATPPLHSEAEESAHDFAQRLYESGPHAAGYANVLLGHYDEKKHSLPLLITWPSWMSMSLNGLYVHVEPETVKTLTAQTRYPVWVQLDADEQKHIIVRGLSLEMPDKQHLGIKQFEDEQYWTWATQHHTLGGYQQYLAAHTLKNHHQTARDCVQTLQKQQRRQEQLVLISGFVIAGFGSALGTGLAFHWFEHFALIIAGGLVGTLLLLGSSFLIYMAMTTLSVCQEATLFAIESINGQRLTQNYIRINRHDTPVMQIRGWAIDKVAEMPAGGVLIVAGSDVITALYGRERPDVVRTLGGEQYRYCGFSAAFYSELLPQGHYDLPLRILRHDRSAYFSPEKTVRLLVE; translated from the coding sequence ATGATGCCTGATTTTGATCGCTGTCCCGTTTGCGAATTTAACATCGATTCGACGGCGAATCGCTGCCCACAATGCGGTTGGGAATTGCCTTATTTTCTTAATTTAACTCCAGAAGATATTGCCAATTATCGCGTGGCGTTAAAACAAGCACAATTGGCGTGGCAGCAGCAGCAACAACAGCCCCCTCCATCGCCTTCCACAAGCGCACCGTCTGCCCCTGCAACGCCACCATTACACAGCGAAGCCGAAGAATCAGCCCACGATTTTGCCCAACGTCTCTATGAGAGTGGTCCCCACGCAGCGGGGTATGCTAATGTGTTATTGGGGCATTATGATGAGAAAAAGCACAGTTTACCGTTATTAATCACGTGGCCGTCATGGATGTCTATGTCACTCAATGGCTTATATGTTCACGTAGAACCAGAAACGGTGAAAACGCTAACCGCACAAACCCGCTATCCTGTGTGGGTGCAACTAGATGCTGATGAACAAAAACACATCATTGTGCGCGGTTTGTCCTTAGAAATGCCTGACAAGCAACATTTAGGCATTAAACAGTTTGAAGATGAGCAATACTGGACGTGGGCAACGCAGCATCACACATTAGGCGGCTATCAACAATATTTGGCTGCACACACCTTAAAAAATCATCACCAAACCGCACGCGATTGTGTACAAACATTACAAAAACAACAACGTAGACAAGAACAATTAGTATTAATTAGCGGTTTTGTGATTGCGGGATTTGGCAGTGCATTAGGGACGGGATTAGCGTTTCATTGGTTTGAACATTTCGCTTTAATTATTGCGGGAGGATTAGTTGGTACATTACTGTTATTAGGCAGTAGTTTCTTAATTTACATGGCCATGACCACATTAAGTGTTTGTCAAGAAGCTACTTTATTTGCCATTGAGTCGATCAATGGACAGCGATTAACGCAAAATTATATCCGAATTAATCGCCACGATACGCCCGTGATGCAAATTCGCGGTTGGGCGATTGATAAAGTGGCTGAAATGCCCGCAGGTGGCGTGCTAATTGTTGCGGGTTCGGATGTAATTACCGCGCTATACGGGCGCGAACGTCCTGATGTGGTGCGCACTTTGGGGGGAGAACAATATCGTTATTGCGGTTTTTCTGCGGCATTTTATAGCGAATTATTGCCTCAAGGTCATTATGATTTACCATTAAGAATTTTACGCCATGATCGCAGTGCTTATTTTTCTCCTGAGAAAACAGTGCGTTTATTGGTTGAATAA
- a CDS encoding thioesterase family protein — translation MDSREEQSLDELLNRLLVAFENKMPFNKLLGLKIDSLHLGEVRLRLEMREELIGNYVHGILHGGVIASVLDVAGGMIAIANAFKTKENLSENERMEGIDKTSTIDIRIDYLRPGRGQYFIATANVLRSGRKVAVTRMELFNDENVLIAVGTGSYLVG, via the coding sequence ATGGACAGCCGCGAAGAACAATCTTTAGATGAATTATTAAATCGCTTATTGGTGGCGTTTGAAAACAAAATGCCATTTAATAAATTACTGGGTTTAAAAATTGATAGTCTGCATTTAGGTGAAGTGCGTTTGCGTTTGGAAATGCGCGAGGAATTAATTGGCAATTATGTCCACGGCATTTTGCACGGAGGCGTGATTGCATCGGTGTTAGATGTGGCGGGTGGGATGATTGCGATTGCCAATGCCTTTAAAACTAAGGAGAATCTCTCGGAAAATGAACGCATGGAAGGGATCGATAAAACCAGCACCATTGACATTCGGATTGATTACTTGCGGCCGGGACGCGGTCAATATTTTATTGCGACGGCAAACGTGTTGCGTAGTGGACGTAAAGTTGCGGTGACGCGAATGGAATTATTTAACGATGAAAATGTGTTAATTGCGGTGGGAACGGGCAGTTATTTGGTCGGTTAA
- a CDS encoding ExbD/TolR family protein, with product MASAVPRQHRRRKHRMADMNVVPYIDVMLVLLIIFMITSPLLVEGVNVQLPKSSAQMDDIKANDKGELMVISLNAAGEIFFQNEDFSISEDELKARLLSLVMDYKKNMQEVPTVHLKADERLPYGEVIRLMAKLREMDFVKVSLVIQKE from the coding sequence ATGGCCAGCGCAGTTCCCCGCCAACACCGTCGCCGTAAACATCGCATGGCAGACATGAATGTGGTGCCGTATATTGATGTGATGTTAGTGTTACTGATTATTTTCATGATCACCTCGCCTTTGTTGGTTGAAGGCGTGAATGTTCAATTGCCTAAATCTTCGGCACAAATGGATGATATTAAAGCCAATGATAAAGGCGAATTAATGGTCATTAGTTTAAATGCAGCGGGTGAGATTTTCTTTCAAAATGAGGATTTTTCTATTTCTGAAGACGAATTAAAAGCGCGTTTATTGTCTTTAGTAATGGACTATAAAAAAAATATGCAAGAAGTCCCCACGGTACATTTAAAAGCCGATGAGCGTTTACCTTATGGAGAAGTGATAAGATTAATGGCAAAATTGCGCGAAATGGATTTTGTTAAAGTCAGTTTAGTGATCCAAAAAGAATAG
- the tolQ gene encoding protein TolQ, whose amino-acid sequence MNEFTQAASQLSLVELVLHASPLVQGVMALLLLLSVLSWMLILRRSRVLHRAKKQANDFEEEFWKGRDLNGLYNRLNSLKKPPTGMANIFAAGYSEYAKLRRQHHILPESVVESCQRVMRVTFNRELDLLDRDLTTLATIGSVSPYIGLFGTVWGIMSSFHALGGVQQVTLAMVAPGISEALIATAMGLFAAIPAVMAYNHYADDLDRLTTRYDAFLDEFTGLLQRQAYARAAPASNPTPAPAPVIDLDHNPEFGV is encoded by the coding sequence ATGAATGAATTTACCCAAGCCGCCAGCCAATTATCTCTTGTTGAACTTGTTTTACATGCCAGCCCTTTAGTCCAAGGCGTGATGGCATTGTTGTTGTTATTGTCCGTATTATCATGGATGCTGATTTTGCGGCGCAGTCGGGTATTGCATCGTGCTAAAAAACAAGCTAATGATTTTGAAGAAGAATTTTGGAAAGGTCGTGATTTAAATGGTTTATACAATCGCTTAAATAGCCTCAAAAAACCGCCCACTGGCATGGCTAATATTTTTGCTGCGGGTTATTCCGAATACGCAAAATTGCGGCGGCAGCATCATATTCTGCCGGAAAGTGTTGTTGAGAGTTGCCAGCGTGTGATGCGTGTGACATTTAATCGAGAATTGGACTTGTTAGACCGCGATTTGACCACTTTAGCGACCATTGGTTCGGTCAGTCCTTACATTGGTTTATTTGGTACGGTGTGGGGCATTATGAGTTCGTTTCATGCGCTTGGAGGCGTACAACAGGTGACATTGGCGATGGTTGCGCCTGGTATTTCGGAGGCGTTAATTGCCACGGCGATGGGTTTATTTGCGGCGATTCCTGCGGTCATGGCGTATAACCATTATGCGGATGATTTAGACCGTTTAACCACCCGTTATGACGCATTTTTAGACGAGTTTACAGGATTATTACAGCGTCAAGCCTATGCGCGTGCCGCACCTGCGTCCAATCCAACGCCTGCGCCTGCGCCCGTCATTGATTTGGATCACAATCCAGAGTTTGGAGTATAA
- the ybgC gene encoding tol-pal system-associated acyl-CoA thioesterase: MAEITKHYPEFLWPVRVYYEDTDLAGVVYYANYLKYLERARTEWLRQLGFQQSLLKADHDVIFMVKRLEINYIKPARFDDHLLIGVQLIDCRRASLVLRQWVCRDIEILNEAQITLAAVNASTGRARAIPLSIVNILTS; encoded by the coding sequence ATGGCAGAAATAACCAAGCATTATCCTGAATTTCTCTGGCCAGTCCGAGTTTATTATGAAGACACCGATTTGGCGGGTGTAGTTTATTACGCCAATTATTTAAAATATTTAGAACGCGCTCGTACGGAATGGTTGCGGCAATTAGGGTTTCAACAATCGCTTTTAAAAGCTGATCACGACGTGATTTTTATGGTAAAACGACTGGAAATAAATTACATAAAGCCCGCTCGTTTTGATGATCACTTGTTGATTGGTGTACAACTGATCGATTGTCGTCGGGCTTCTTTAGTGTTACGGCAATGGGTTTGTCGGGATATTGAAATACTCAATGAAGCACAAATAACGTTGGCTGCCGTCAATGCCAGCACAGGGCGAGCGCGGGCGATTCCTTTGTCTATTGTAAACATACTCACATCATGA
- a CDS encoding alpha-D-glucose phosphate-specific phosphoglucomutase, protein MTLQIISTHPIAGQKPGTSGLRKKVTVFQQPHYLENFVQSIFNALDNFQGTTLVLGGDGRYYNVEAIQIILKMAAANGFGRVLVGLNGILSTPAASALIRQSRAFGGIILSASHNPGGIEGDFGIKYNMGNGGPAPEKITDLIYQCSQEISHYRMIKNETFIDLSQLGHHRLGEMHIEVVNSVLDYAELMQQIFDFPKIQALFHSGFRICYDAMHAVTGPYAKFILEKQLGAPEGSVINGMPLPDFGGGHPDPNLTYADELVRIMYGDNAPDFGAASDGDGDRNMILGANFFVTPSDSIAILAANAHLVPGYQHGLAGVARSMPTSAAVDKVAETLGIPCFETPTGWKFFGNLLDAGKVTLCGEESFGTGSNHVREKDGLWAVLFWLNILAVKQQSVSEIVREHWLKYGRNFYTRHDYEAIDTEAAHRVMAHLRQQMPLLSKQCFAGYCVQHCDDFSYRDPVDNSLSENQGLRILFDHQARIIFRLSGTGTEGATLRVYIEAMSNDNAEHTQDTQHVLAPLIKVANELAKITELTGRTEPSVIT, encoded by the coding sequence ATGACATTACAAATCATTTCTACCCATCCCATTGCAGGACAAAAGCCCGGCACCTCTGGTTTACGCAAAAAAGTAACGGTGTTTCAACAACCGCATTATTTAGAGAATTTTGTGCAGTCTATTTTTAATGCCTTAGATAATTTTCAAGGCACGACTTTAGTTTTAGGAGGGGATGGGCGTTATTATAATGTTGAAGCGATTCAAATTATTTTAAAAATGGCAGCAGCAAATGGATTTGGGCGGGTTTTAGTCGGTTTAAATGGCATTTTATCGACCCCTGCCGCTTCAGCATTAATTCGTCAATCGCGGGCGTTTGGTGGCATTATTTTATCAGCCAGTCATAATCCTGGGGGAATAGAAGGCGATTTCGGCATTAAATATAATATGGGGAATGGTGGCCCCGCACCAGAGAAAATAACGGATTTAATTTATCAATGCAGCCAAGAAATTAGCCATTATCGCATGATAAAAAATGAAACCTTTATTGATTTAAGTCAATTGGGACATCACCGTTTAGGCGAAATGCACATTGAGGTGGTTAATTCGGTGTTAGATTATGCTGAATTAATGCAACAGATTTTTGATTTTCCAAAGATTCAAGCCTTATTTCACTCAGGATTTCGTATTTGCTACGATGCCATGCACGCGGTGACAGGGCCGTATGCGAAATTTATCCTTGAAAAACAATTGGGTGCGCCAGAAGGCAGTGTGATCAATGGCATGCCGTTGCCTGATTTCGGGGGCGGCCATCCAGACCCTAACTTGACTTACGCGGACGAGCTGGTTCGTATTATGTATGGCGATAACGCGCCCGATTTTGGCGCGGCTTCGGATGGGGATGGCGACCGTAATATGATTTTAGGGGCGAATTTCTTTGTCACGCCCTCAGACAGTATTGCAATTTTAGCCGCCAATGCCCACTTGGTGCCGGGCTATCAACACGGTTTAGCGGGCGTGGCACGCTCTATGCCCACCAGCGCAGCCGTCGATAAGGTCGCGGAAACATTAGGAATTCCTTGTTTTGAAACGCCAACAGGGTGGAAATTTTTTGGTAATTTATTGGATGCAGGAAAAGTTACCTTGTGCGGTGAAGAAAGTTTCGGCACGGGGTCTAATCATGTGCGAGAAAAAGATGGTTTGTGGGCTGTTTTATTTTGGTTAAATATTTTAGCCGTCAAACAGCAATCTGTCAGTGAAATTGTACGGGAACATTGGTTAAAATATGGGCGTAATTTTTACACGCGCCACGATTATGAAGCCATTGATACAGAAGCGGCTCATCGTGTCATGGCGCATTTAAGACAACAAATGCCCTTATTATCTAAACAATGTTTTGCGGGCTATTGTGTGCAGCATTGTGATGATTTTAGTTACCGCGATCCTGTCGATAATAGTTTGAGTGAAAATCAAGGATTGCGCATTTTATTCGATCATCAAGCGCGCATTATTTTCCGCTTATCTGGAACAGGTACTGAAGGTGCAACATTGCGCGTTTATATTGAAGCCATGTCCAACGATAATGCGGAACATACGCAAGACACACAACACGTGTTAGCTCCTTTAATTAAAGTGGCAAATGAATTGGCAAAGATTACTGAATTAACAGGGAGAACAGAACCTTCTGTCATTACCTAA
- a CDS encoding response regulator → MLNHTQAADILIVDDTPVNLDILKLVLTRASYSVRTATNGIEALKQVEQAIPDLILLDILMPKLDGLATCKALKEDKKTCDIPIIFITSLDDVEQKVKGFQAGAIDYIIKPFQKEEVLARIYNHLQLISQKRLLKQQNELLRNFSKIAAKDLKAPLIRMSGFTKILLKDWDKLSTNPQSYVQEIEDSRYHMLASIDNLLLLEDIRKPNVDVEKIMMRDIIQDTRVQLSYLLDKYNAKINLVSHSFPIVLGYRPWLAKIWEVYIRHALVQNSLSAQLDIGVTVSSKQAQFWLRDYGVTWSRSQWLQWINTDIINELNSLDSKTLEFAVINGLIQRMKGQLGLDVPNKGNGNILSFTLPLA, encoded by the coding sequence ATGTTAAATCACACCCAAGCCGCTGATATTTTAATTGTCGATGATACTCCTGTTAATTTAGACATTTTAAAATTGGTCTTAACACGGGCAAGTTATTCGGTACGAACCGCCACAAATGGTATCGAAGCCTTAAAACAAGTCGAACAGGCCATTCCTGATTTAATTTTGCTTGATATTTTAATGCCAAAATTAGATGGTTTGGCGACGTGTAAAGCTTTAAAAGAAGATAAGAAAACTTGTGATATTCCGATTATTTTTATCACTTCTTTAGATGATGTGGAACAGAAAGTAAAAGGCTTTCAAGCCGGTGCAATTGATTATATTATCAAGCCATTTCAAAAAGAAGAGGTGTTAGCCCGCATTTATAATCATTTGCAATTAATTTCGCAAAAACGCTTATTAAAACAGCAAAATGAACTATTGCGTAATTTTTCTAAAATTGCCGCAAAGGATTTAAAAGCTCCATTAATTCGCATGAGTGGTTTTACTAAAATTTTATTAAAAGATTGGGATAAATTATCCACGAATCCACAGTCTTATGTGCAAGAAATTGAAGACAGCCGTTATCACATGTTAGCGAGTATTGATAACTTATTATTGCTAGAAGATATTCGTAAGCCTAATGTGGATGTAGAAAAAATTATGATGCGGGATATTATTCAGGATACTCGCGTGCAATTAAGTTATTTATTGGATAAATATAACGCTAAAATTAATTTAGTATCTCACTCGTTTCCCATTGTGTTAGGTTATCGTCCGTGGTTGGCGAAGATTTGGGAGGTTTATATTCGTCATGCTTTGGTTCAAAATAGCCTTTCTGCGCAGCTTGATATTGGGGTGACGGTGTCCTCTAAACAGGCGCAATTTTGGTTGCGAGATTATGGTGTCACGTGGTCACGTTCTCAGTGGCTGCAATGGATTAATACTGATATTATTAACGAGTTAAATAGCCTAGACAGTAAAACGTTAGAATTTGCAGTGATTAATGGTTTAATACAGCGTATGAAAGGACAATTGGGCTTAGACGTTCCCAATAAAGGCAATGGCAATATTTTATCTTTTACTTTACCTTTGGCTTAA
- a CDS encoding WecB/TagA/CpsF family glycosyltransferase, translating into MKARNDLILNGIAINHLTFAETVEKIIELARQQQSQLIVTPNADHIVRLADDAAFREVYAKAALRVADGMPLIWASRWLKNPLPERVTGADLLPALCEQAAKNGLSVYLLGAPPGVAQQAAEILQKRYAALSVVGTYSPPLGFEKNQEEIEKIIRQINAVKPHILFVGLGSPKQEFWMAKYQSQLHVGVMLGIGAAIAFAAGTEKRAPRWMQRVGLEWLFRWGQDPKRLTKRYWGDLRFFYLVWQEKRRG; encoded by the coding sequence ATGAAAGCACGGAATGATTTGATTTTAAATGGAATTGCGATCAATCATTTAACTTTTGCTGAGACTGTAGAGAAAATTATCGAATTAGCCCGTCAACAGCAATCTCAACTCATCGTCACCCCCAATGCCGATCACATTGTGCGCTTGGCCGATGACGCGGCTTTTCGTGAAGTGTATGCTAAAGCGGCTTTACGGGTTGCGGATGGAATGCCGTTGATTTGGGCTTCTCGGTGGTTAAAAAATCCCTTGCCTGAGCGCGTAACGGGCGCAGATTTGCTGCCTGCGTTGTGTGAACAAGCGGCAAAAAATGGCTTGAGTGTTTACCTGTTGGGTGCGCCGCCTGGTGTGGCACAGCAAGCCGCGGAAATTTTGCAAAAACGTTACGCGGCTTTGTCCGTGGTTGGCACGTATAGCCCACCGTTGGGTTTTGAGAAAAATCAGGAAGAAATTGAAAAAATAATTCGACAAATCAATGCCGTAAAACCACATATTTTATTTGTCGGCTTGGGATCGCCAAAACAAGAGTTTTGGATGGCAAAATACCAATCACAACTTCATGTCGGAGTGATGTTAGGCATTGGTGCGGCCATTGCCTTCGCCGCAGGCACGGAAAAACGCGCTCCGCGCTGGATGCAACGAGTGGGTTTAGAATGGTTGTTTCGCTGGGGACAAGACCCGAAACGTTTAACCAAACGTTATTGGGGCGATTTACGCTTTTTTTATTTGGTGTGGCAAGAAAAACGAAGAGGATAA
- a CDS encoding serine O-acetyltransferase, which translates to MFDNLREDWRTHYRNPARQGLWVMVVYRFGQWRYGIKSRWLRLPFSFLYKFLYLLVQILTGIELPCETKLGRRVRIDHFGGIIISGDAEIGDDVIIRNGVTIGLRHTDRRGAPKIGHRVDIGAGAKLLGAITIGDDVVIGANAVVIHDVPANSIAVGVPARVKPRQKTTSQNQQDMQHESTE; encoded by the coding sequence ATGTTTGATAACTTGAGAGAAGATTGGCGTACTCACTATCGTAATCCAGCACGGCAAGGGCTTTGGGTGATGGTGGTGTATCGCTTTGGGCAGTGGCGTTATGGTATAAAATCGCGCTGGTTGCGTTTACCTTTTTCATTTCTCTACAAATTTTTGTATTTACTGGTACAAATTTTGACGGGGATCGAACTGCCTTGTGAGACAAAATTAGGGCGGCGGGTACGTATTGATCATTTTGGTGGCATTATCATCAGTGGTGATGCGGAAATAGGAGATGATGTGATTATTCGCAATGGAGTCACCATTGGTTTGCGCCACACGGATCGGCGGGGCGCACCCAAAATCGGCCATCGAGTGGATATTGGTGCGGGTGCGAAATTACTGGGAGCGATTACGATTGGCGATGATGTGGTGATTGGTGCCAACGCAGTTGTTATACATGATGTACCCGCCAACAGCATCGCGGTGGGTGTTCCTGCCCGCGTCAAACCCAGACAAAAAACCACCTCACAAAACCAGCAGGATATGCAACATGAAAGCACGGAATGA
- a CDS encoding DUF2259 domain-containing protein: MFKLSRKVLSLVFLLFPVWTQAGEAAVLNFIGFSQEGQYLAFEQFGTYDGQGGHFSNTYVIDVAKNKYAIKPQLHENVEGHLTLSDFRQSLASLQHTFLAPYQIIPDNKGQQVVGRLFTDIGADRGKVQFSLHPPLAPLMQDTYTVTLEEINAANEADCFGFGEAKRFRLKITHDQTKTTQVLQADRQLPPSRGCALGYRIQDVYIYDNQWVSVFLNLFTLGFEGQSMRYLVVTGRLPVPADQRDAVKG; the protein is encoded by the coding sequence GTGTTTAAATTATCGCGTAAAGTATTATCACTGGTTTTTTTACTGTTTCCCGTGTGGACACAAGCGGGGGAAGCGGCTGTTTTAAATTTCATTGGCTTTTCTCAAGAAGGTCAATATTTAGCTTTTGAGCAGTTTGGTACTTACGATGGACAAGGCGGTCATTTTTCCAATACTTATGTGATAGATGTGGCTAAAAATAAATATGCGATTAAGCCCCAACTTCACGAAAATGTAGAAGGTCATTTAACGCTATCTGATTTTCGTCAAAGCCTTGCTTCATTACAACATACTTTTCTTGCGCCTTATCAAATTATTCCTGACAATAAAGGACAGCAAGTGGTGGGTCGTTTATTCACAGATATAGGTGCAGATCGTGGCAAAGTGCAGTTTTCTTTACATCCGCCATTAGCTCCTTTAATGCAAGATACTTACACGGTGACTTTAGAAGAAATTAATGCGGCGAATGAGGCGGATTGTTTTGGTTTTGGTGAAGCCAAGCGGTTTCGTTTAAAAATTACCCACGATCAAACCAAAACAACACAAGTTCTACAAGCAGATCGTCAATTGCCCCCCAGTCGGGGCTGTGCGTTAGGTTATCGTATTCAAGATGTTTATATTTATGATAATCAATGGGTTAGTGTTTTTCTTAACCTATTTACTTTGGGATTTGAAGGGCAAAGTATGCGTTACCTAGTGGTGACGGGACGCTTGCCCGTACCGGCGGATCAACGCGACGCGGTGAAGGGCTAA